From Perognathus longimembris pacificus isolate PPM17 unplaced genomic scaffold, ASM2315922v1 HiC_scaffold_4591, whole genome shotgun sequence, the proteins below share one genomic window:
- the LOC125344905 gene encoding LOW QUALITY PROTEIN: proteasome subunit beta type-5-like (The sequence of the model RefSeq protein was modified relative to this genomic sequence to represent the inferred CDS: inserted 1 base in 1 codon; deleted 1 base in 1 codon): MALASVAERPRPLPEGRRGFFGLGGRADWRTLADLGPGSPSGGLSLAAPAWGAPEEPRIEMLHGTTTLAFKFRHGVIVAADSRATAGAYIASQTVKKVIEINPYLLGTMAGGAADCSFWXRLLARQCRIYELRNKERISVAAASKLLANMVYQYKGMGLSMGTMICGWDKRGPGLYYVDSEGNRISGAAFSVGSGSVYAYGVMDRGYSYDLEVAAAYDLARRAIYQATYRDAYSGGSVNLYHVREDGWIRVSSDNVVDLHEKYSKSIP; encoded by the exons ATGGCGCTGGCCAGTGTGGCGGAGCGGCCGCGGCCGCTGCCCGAGGGCCGCCGGGGCTTCTTTGGCCTCGGAGGTCGGGCGGAC TGGCGGACCCTGGCGGACCTGGGTCCGGGGAGTCCCAGCGGCGGGCTGAGCCTGGCTGCGCCCGCCTGGGGCGCCCCCGAGGAGCCGCGAATCGAGATGCTTCACGGCACCACCACGCTGGCCTTCAAG TTTCGCCATGGAGTCATTGTTGCAGCAGACTCTCGGGCCACAGCTGGGGCTTACATTGCTTCCCAGACTGTGAAGAAAGTAATAGAGATCAACCCCTACCTTCTGGGCACCATGGCTGGGGGTGCAGCGGATTGCAGCTTCT AGCGGCTGTTGGCCCGGCAGTGTCGAATCTATGAGCTTCGAAATAAGGAACGCATCTCCGTGGCAGCTGCCTCCAAACTTCTTGCCAATATGGTGTATCAGTACAAAGGCATGGGGCTGTCCATGGGCACCATGATCTGTGGCTGGGATAAGAGAGGCCCTG GCCTGTACTACGTGGACAGCGAAGGGAACCGGATTTCTGGTGCTGCCTTTTCTGTAGGTTCTGGCTCTGTGTATGCCTATGGGGTCATGGATCGAGGCTACTCCTATGACTTGGAAGTGGCTGCGGCCTATGATCTGGCCCGGCGGGCCATCTACCAAGCTACCTACAGAGACGCCTACTCGGGAGGTTCAGTCAACCTGTACCACGTGCGTGAAGACGGCTGGATCCGCGTCTCCAGTGATAATGTAGTCGATCTGCATGAGAAGTACAGCAAGTCTATCCCTTGA